The sequence CGTTTGACAATATTCATCTCTTTGGTCGTCACAATTTGGTGAACGCAGCTGCAGTTGTCGCCGCAGCTTATAGCGCCGGAATCGAACCGGAAGCGATTAACGCTGGACTCTTCTCTTTCAAAGGACTACCGCATCGATTGGAGTTAGTTCCTACGACCGACGGTTTTCATTGGTATAACGATTCTAAAGCAACGACCCCCGACTCCACTCGAGTTGCACTATTATCCTTTCCCCAACCAGTGATTTGGTTAGCAGGCGGATATGATAAGGGAATTGATTTTACCCCGCTGAAAAAATTAGTGAAACGGCGAGTAACACAACTTATTGCATTCGGTGCCGCTCGCGATAAAGTTAAAACGACGTTTTCCGATATCGTACCCATCGTCGAAGCGGAAACCTTACGTGAAGCGGTTGAACTCGCTCGGAAACAAGCACAGCCTGGTGTTGACATCCTGTTATCACCGATGTGCGCAAGTTTTGATGAATTCAACGATTTTGAAGATCGTGGCACCAAATATGCCGAATATGTCCGGGGGATAACACAATGATTCTTGTTCGCCAAGTTGTCGATCACCTGAACTTTAATTTTGATCGTTGGATGCTCGCTTCGGTGATCTGTTTGTTGCTGATTGGCCTGTTGATGAACATGATGGCAACGTCAAACAAATTGACTGACTCCACAGCGATTACCGGTTCACTATCCGCTACTGTAATCGATGTCTACGCAAAATTCAAAACTCATTCGTTGAAAGTTGCTATCGGCTTAGTGTTTGCGGTCGCTTGTTACCTCACCCCATTAATGGTTTGGCAGAGTAGAAAGACTACCTACACTTTAATTGCAGTATCAATGGTGCTGTTTATCCTCACCTACTTTTTTGGTGAAGATATCAACGGAGCGCGTCGCTGGCTAAGGATAGGTGGATTTCAACTTTCGCCGTCGGATGTTGCTCGGTTTTCACTAATCCTCTGGTTATCACAATTCCTGTTTGAAAAGCGAGAAGAGTTGCATCTCATTTCCAATTCGGTGAAAGCAGCAGCAATGATAGCGATGATCTGTTTGCCGATTGTCCTGCAGCCGAATCTCTCTACCGTTATGATAATATTCGCGATTGCTGGTTCGATGCTGTGGGTGTCGGGTATTCCCCGTAAATGGTTTTTCTACCTTGGGGCACTGGTCATAGCCTTTGGAGTATTTCACGTTGCCGGTTCGTCGTTTCGCTCAAATCGAAGCCAAGTCTTCATTGATCCATTTGCGATTTACTACAACTTCGATAGTCAATACCAGATTGATCCGGTAGGCGCAACCATGCTCAAAGAGACTTCATACCAACAACGCCAGAGCATTATGGCATTGGTGCAGGGTGGTTTGACCGGCGTCGTCTATGGGACTGGAAAACAGAAATATTTCTTACCGGAAGCATACAACGATTGCATTGTCGCCATCGTCGGAGAAGAATGGGGGATGATTGGAATTCTGTTGGTGCTTGCGGGATTTGGCGTACTCACTTGGCGCGGATTTCGCACGACAGTGAATTCAATCGATGCCTACAAATACTTTCTCGCATTCGGCATCGTGATGAATTTCCTCGCCTACTTTTTCATTCACTTCTTTGTGAATGTATCGGCGATGCCGTCAACTGGAGTCCCGTTGCCATTCATCAGCCATGGCGGTACGGCTATGGTGTTTAATCTCGGTCTCGCTGCTATTCTATTGCGGTTGAGTGCCGAGCCAAAATGTCCGCTATTCGTCAAGTAGGTGAATCGTGAAACACTTCTTCCATCGTTTTCGCCGCTTGCACTTTGTCGGTATTCTCGGTACCGGCATGTGTGGAATCGCTGAAGTCCTTCTCCGCCACGGCTTACGCGTGACAGGTTCCGATTTGCAGGAGAACGACTCGGCAATCCGGTTGCGAAAAATTGGCGCTGAAATCGCTATCGGTCATTCCGCTAAAAACATCGGGGACGCGCAAGTAGTCATTTATTCGAGCGCTTGTCCACCCGACAATGTCGAACTGGTGGAAGCCCGCCGCTTAAATATTCCCGTCATTCCCCGTGCCGAAATGTTGGGTGAATTGATGCGCTTGCAGCTTGGTATCGCAGTTGCCGGCGTTCACGGTAAGAGCACAACTTCTGCGATGTTAGGTGCCGCCCTAAAGACAGCGGGGATGGATCCCACCATAATCGTTGGCGGCCGCTTGCAAAGCACGAGTGGCAATGCCGAACCCGGCGATTCCGAGTGGATGGTTG is a genomic window of bacterium containing:
- a CDS encoding FtsW/RodA/SpoVE family cell cycle protein, which codes for MILVRQVVDHLNFNFDRWMLASVICLLLIGLLMNMMATSNKLTDSTAITGSLSATVIDVYAKFKTHSLKVAIGLVFAVACYLTPLMVWQSRKTTYTLIAVSMVLFILTYFFGEDINGARRWLRIGGFQLSPSDVARFSLILWLSQFLFEKREELHLISNSVKAAAMIAMICLPIVLQPNLSTVMIIFAIAGSMLWVSGIPRKWFFYLGALVIAFGVFHVAGSSFRSNRSQVFIDPFAIYYNFDSQYQIDPVGATMLKETSYQQRQSIMALVQGGLTGVVYGTGKQKYFLPEAYNDCIVAIVGEEWGMIGILLVLAGFGVLTWRGFRTTVNSIDAYKYFLAFGIVMNFLAYFFIHFFVNVSAMPSTGVPLPFISHGGTAMVFNLGLAAILLRLSAEPKCPLFVK